One window of Papaver somniferum cultivar HN1 chromosome 9, ASM357369v1, whole genome shotgun sequence genomic DNA carries:
- the LOC113310848 gene encoding cytochrome P450 CYP82D47-like, with product MLGLTMFIDQYFSLARIACFLASLSFFYCLWISKSSRNTKLSSVSPPEVAGAWPILGHLPQLLGSRPLFKILTDMSDKYGPIFMVRFGMHPTLVVSSWEMAKECFTTNDKFLTGRPSGAADKYLTSGLFGFSTYGPYWREIRKISTVHLLSHRRLELFKHVPYLEVANCMKHLHRRWIDSQNQIKQNDVAAGSVKVDMGRVFGELTLNVVLKLVAGKSIFFKNDNTREYDSKDGHNKAEEEGKKLHKTIIEFYSLAGASVASDVLPFLGWLDVGGQKKRMKRVAKDMDFIAAKWLEEHRHQRRQTVLSSSAVLGSSNHDDAEDFMDVLMSILDGENDDLFFGYSRDTVIKTTCLQLIAAAADTTSVTITWALALLITNPTVLRKAQDELDAKVGKDRNIEEHDINNLVYLQAIVKETLRMYPAGPLSVPHEAIADCSIGGYEVRAGTRLLVNLWKMHRDPRVWSNPSEFKPERFLPQLDGGSGGEAANLDFRGQDFEYLPFSAGRRMCPGIDFSLQTLHMALARLLHAFNFNNDSAGLIIDMAEGSGLTMPKLTPLEIYLCPRLPAKLY from the exons ATGTTGGGTCTAACAATGTTCATCGATCAGTACTTCTCATTAGCTAGAATTGCATGTTTCTTAGCTTCGTTATCATTCTTCTATTGTTTATGGATCTCAAAGTCGTCAAGGAATACGAAACTATCATCAGTATCACCACCTGAAGTTGCTGGTGCGTGGCCTATATTAGGCCATCTTCCTCAGCTACTAGGATCAAGACCTCTATTCAAAATCCTTACTGACATGTCTGACAAGTATGGCCCTATCTTCATGGTCCGGTTTGGTATGCATCCAACCTTGGTGGTAAGCAGTTGGGAGATGGCTAAAGAGTGCTTCACCACCAACGATAAGTTCCTCACTGGCCGCCCATCGGGTGCTGCCGACAAGTACCTCACTTCTGGCCTGTTTGGTTTTTCGACGTACGGTCCTTACTGGCGAGAGATTCGTAAGATCTCTACCGTCCATTTACTCTCACATAGGCGTCTTGAGCTTTTCAAGCATGTTCCTTACTTGGAGGTCGCCAACTGCATGAAACACTTGCATCGACGCTGGATAGAcagtcaaaaccaaataaaacaaaATGACGTAGCAGCTGGTTCAGTAAAAGTTGACATGGGCAGAGTATTTGGCGAGCTAACCTTGAATGTGGTGTTGAAGTTAGTTGCtggaaaatcaatttttttcaagaaCGACAACACTCGTGAATATGACTCCAAGGATGGTCATAACAAAGCGGAGGAAGAAGGTAAAAAGCTCCATAAGACCATCATAGAATTCTACTCACTAGCAGGAGCTTCGGTTGCATCTGATGTTCTTCCATTTCTTGGGTGGTTGGATGTGGGTGGACAAAAGAAACGCATGAAAAGGGTAGCCAAGGATATGGATTTCATTGCTGCGAAGTGGCTTGAAGAGCATCGGCACCAAAGAAGACAAACAGTACTCTCAAGCTCAGCAGTACTAGGTAGCAGTAATCATGACGATGCGGAAGATTTCATGGACGTGTTGATGTCAATTCTTGATGGGGAAAATGATGATCTCTTCTTTGGTTACAGCCGTGACACTGTAATCAAAACCACATGTCTG CAACTTATAGCAGCTGCCGCAGATACCACATCAGTTACGATAACATGGGCTCTTGCATTACTAATTACTAATCCTACAGTATTAAGGAAGGCTCAGGATGAGCTTGATGCCAAAGTAGGAAAGGATAGAAACATAGAGGAACACGACATCAATAATCTTGTCTACCTCCAAGCAATTGTTAAGGAGACACTCCGGATGTACCCTGCTGGCCCACTCAGCGTACCCCACGAGGCTATCGCAGACTGCAGTATTGGTGGGTATGAAGTGAGAGCAGGCACCCGTTTGTTGGTCAACCTATGGAAAATGCACCGCGATCCTCGAGTATGGTCAAATCCGTCAGAGTTCAAGCCAGAGAGGTTCCTTCCACAATTAGATGGTGGATCTGGTGGTGAGGCGGCAAACTTGGACTTCAGAGGTCAAGACTTTGAGTATCTACCTTTTAGTGCAGGAAGAAGGATGTGTCCAGGGATCGACTTTTCCCTCCAAACGCTTCAC ATGGCGCTTGCTCGCCTGCTTCATGCGTTCAATTTCAACAATGACTCGGCAGGACTAATAATAGACATGGCGGAAGGTTCAGGTTTAACTATGCCCAAGTTGACACCACTAGAGATTTACCTCTGCCCACGCCTCCCAGCCAAACTCTACTAG
- the LOC113313498 gene encoding cytochrome P450 CYP82D47-like, producing the protein MDLKMFIDHYSFARIAGLLALLSFFYYLWISKLSRNTKLSSVQPPEVAGALPILGHLPRLLGGLGGSRPLFKILADMSDIYGPIFMVRFGMHPTLVVSSWEMAKECFTTNDKFLTGRPSGAADKYLTSGLFGFSTYGPYWREIRKISTVHLLSHRRLELFKHVPYLEVANCMKHLHRRWIDSQNQIKQNDVAAGSVKVDMGRVFGELTLNVVLKLVAGKSIFFKNDNTREYDSKDGHNKAEEEGKKLHKTIIEFYSLAGASVASDVLPFLGWLDVGGQKKRMKSVAKDMDFIAAKWLEEHRHQRRQTVLSSSAVLGSSNHDDAEDFMDVLMSILDGENDDLFFGYSRDTVIKTTCLQLIAAAADTTSVTITWALALLITNPTVLRKAQDELDAKVGKDRNIEEHDINNLVYLQAIVKETLRMYPAGPLSVPHEAIADCSIGGYEVRAGTRLLVNLWKMHRDPRVWSNPSEFKPERFLPQLDGGSGGEAANLDFRGQDFEYLPFSAGRRMCPGIDFSLQTLHMALARLLHAFDFNNDSAGLIIDMAEGSGLTMPKLTPLEIYLCPRLPAKLY; encoded by the exons ATGGATCTGAAAATGTTCATCGATCACTACTCTTTTGCCAGAATTGCAGGCTTATTAGCTTTGTTATCTTTCTTCTATTATTTATGGATCTCAAAGTTGTCAAGGAATACAAAACTATCATCAGTACAACCACCTGAAGTTGCTGGCGCATTGCCtatattaggccaccttcctcgGCTACTAGGAGGACTAGGAGGGTCTAGGCCTCTATTCAAAATCCTTGCAGACATGTCTGACATTTATGGACCTATCTTCATGGTCCGGTTTGGTATGCATCCAACCCTGGTGGTAAGCAGTTGGGAGATGGCTAAAGAGTGCTTCACCACCAACGATAAGTTCCTCACTGGCCGCCCATCGGGTGCTGCCGACAAGTACCTCACTTCTGGCCTGTTTGGTTTTTCGACGTACGGTCCTTACTGGCGAGAGATTCGTAAGATCTCTACCGTCCATTTACTCTCACATAGGCGTCTTGAGCTTTTCAAGCATGTTCCTTACTTGGAGGTCGCCAACTGCATGAAACACTTGCATCGACGCTGGATAGAcagtcaaaaccaaataaaacaaaATGACGTAGCAGCTGGTTCAGTAAAAGTTGACATGGGCAGAGTATTTGGCGAGCTAACCTTGAATGTGGTGTTGAAGTTAGTTGCtggaaaatcaatttttttcaagaaCGACAACACTCGTGAATATGACTCCAAGGATGGTCATAACAAAGCGGAGGAAGAAGGTAAAAAGCTCCATAAGACCATCATAGAATTCTACTCACTAGCAGGAGCTTCGGTTGCATCTGATGTTCTTCCATTTCTTGGGTGGTTGGATGTGGGTGGACAAAAGAAACGCATGAAAAGTGTAGCCAAGGATATGGATTTCATTGCTGCGAAGTGGCTTGAAGAGCATCGGCACCAAAGAAGACAAACAGTACTCTCAAGCTCAGCAGTACTAGGTAGCAGTAATCATGACGATGCGGAAGATTTCATGGACGTGTTGATGTCAATTCTTGATGGGGAAAATGATGATCTCTTCTTTGGTTACAGCCGTGACACTGTAATCAAAACCACATGTCTG CAACTTATAGCAGCTGCCGCAGATACCACATCAGTTACGATAACATGGGCTCTTGCATTACTAATTACTAATCCTACAGTATTAAGGAAGGCTCAGGATGAGCTTGATGCCAAAGTAGGAAAGGATAGAAACATAGAGGAACACGACATCAATAATCTTGTCTACCTCCAAGCAATTGTTAAGGAGACACTCCGGATGTACCCTGCTGGCCCACTCAGCGTACCCCACGAGGCTATCGCAGACTGCAGTATTGGTGGGTATGAAGTGAGAGCAGGCACCCGTTTGTTGGTCAACCTATGGAAAATGCACCGCGATCCTCGAGTATGGTCAAATCCGTCAGAGTTCAAGCCAGAGAGGTTCCTTCCACAATTAGATGGTGGATCTGGTGGTGAGGCGGCAAACTTGGACTTCAGAGGTCAAGACTTTGAGTATCTACCTTTTAGTGCAGGAAGAAGGATGTGTCCAGGGATCGACTTTTCCCTCCAAACGCTTCACATGGCGCTTGCTCGCCTGCTTCATGCGTTCGATTTCAACAATGACTCGGCAGGACTAATAATAGACATGGCGGAAGGTTCAGGTTTAACTATGCCCAAGTTGACACCACTAGAGATTTACCTCTGCCCACGCCTCCCAGCCAAACTCTACTAG
- the LOC113307713 gene encoding histone H2A, sperm-like, whose protein sequence is MEGTASANVVSKGGRKGGDRKKAVTKSSKAGLQFPVGRITRFLKKGRYSQRLGSGAPVYMASVLEYLAAEVLELAGNAARDNKKSRIIPRHLCLAIRNDEELGKLLAGVTIASGGVLPNINAVLLPKKSGKAEAETPKFPGKSVASKSPKK, encoded by the exons ATGGAAGGAACTGCAAGTGCCAATGTTGTTAgcaagggaggaagaaaaggcgGTGATAGAAAGAAAGCAGTAACAAAATCATCCAAAGCTGGATTACAATTCCCAGTTGGAAGAATCACTCGTTTCTTGAAGAAAGGTCGTTATTCTCAACGTCTTGGTTCTGGTGCTCCTGTTTACATGGCTTCCGTTCTTGAATATCTCGCTGCTGAG gtattggaattggctggaaatgctGCAAGAGACAACAAGAAATCAAGAATAATCCCAAGACATTTATGTTTAGCAATAAGGAATGACGAAGAATTGGGGAAATTGCTTGCTGGTGTTACAATTGCTAGTGGCGGTGTTCTTCCTAACATTAACGCCGTTTTGTTACCAAAGAAGAGCGGAAAGGCTGAGGCAGAGACTCCTAAATTTCCAGGAAAATCTGTTGCTTCTAAATCTCCAAAGAAGTGA